A genomic region of Streptosporangium lutulentum contains the following coding sequences:
- a CDS encoding FtsW/RodA/SpoVE family cell cycle protein, translating to MSTPSAEPVLLPAKRRVAQLAMLAFAVVIVMIAYANVGLAIDDKIPSGMLTYGLGLGGLMLAAYLVLAKFAPWADPLILPLVTLINGLGLVMIYRLEQAGAFGASASTQLLWTAIGVVMFSVTLIVLRDHRALQRLTYTAGAVGLFLLISPLLPFIGVEENGARIWIGIPGVGQLQPAEFAKLALIVFFAGYLVAKRDVLALAGRRLLFIDLPRARDLGPVLITWGLSLGVLIMQKDLGSSLLIFGTFIAMLYIATQRTSWVLIGILLFIGGAILAGLLFDHVYARFEVFLDPGNKELYARELGGSEQLMQGLFSMASGGIFGTGLGQGHPDLIPLAISDFIFPATGEELGLAGLMALLMVYALLVERGLRTSIAARDPFSKLLAGGLSFILAWQVFIIVGGVTNLIPLTGLVTPFMSQGGSALLANWILIALLVRMSDAARKPPPQAIQDEGMTQVFQR from the coding sequence ATGAGCACCCCAAGCGCCGAGCCCGTTCTCCTGCCCGCCAAGCGGCGGGTGGCCCAGTTGGCGATGCTCGCTTTCGCGGTCGTGATCGTGATGATCGCCTACGCCAACGTGGGGCTCGCGATCGACGACAAGATCCCCTCCGGCATGCTCACCTACGGCCTCGGCCTGGGCGGGCTCATGCTGGCCGCCTACCTGGTGCTGGCCAAGTTCGCCCCCTGGGCGGACCCCCTGATCCTGCCGCTGGTGACGCTGATCAACGGCCTCGGGCTGGTGATGATCTATCGCCTCGAACAGGCCGGCGCGTTCGGCGCGTCGGCCAGCACCCAGCTCCTGTGGACGGCCATCGGGGTCGTCATGTTCTCCGTGACGCTGATCGTGCTGCGCGACCACCGCGCGCTGCAGCGGCTGACCTACACCGCGGGAGCCGTCGGACTCTTCCTGCTGATCTCGCCGCTGCTGCCGTTCATCGGCGTAGAGGAGAACGGCGCGCGCATCTGGATCGGCATCCCCGGCGTGGGCCAGCTCCAGCCCGCCGAGTTCGCCAAGCTCGCTCTGATCGTCTTCTTCGCCGGCTACCTGGTCGCCAAGCGCGACGTGCTGGCCCTGGCGGGACGCCGGCTGCTCTTCATCGACCTGCCCCGCGCCCGCGACCTCGGCCCGGTCCTCATCACCTGGGGTCTCAGCCTGGGCGTGCTGATCATGCAGAAGGACCTCGGTTCGTCATTGCTGATCTTCGGCACGTTCATCGCGATGCTCTACATCGCCACCCAGCGCACCTCGTGGGTCCTGATCGGCATTCTGCTCTTCATCGGCGGCGCGATTCTCGCCGGGTTGCTCTTCGATCACGTGTACGCCCGTTTCGAGGTCTTCCTCGACCCGGGTAACAAGGAGCTCTACGCGCGCGAGCTCGGCGGCAGTGAGCAGCTCATGCAGGGCCTGTTCAGCATGGCCAGCGGCGGGATCTTCGGCACCGGACTCGGCCAAGGCCACCCCGACCTGATCCCGCTGGCCATCTCCGACTTCATCTTCCCCGCCACCGGCGAGGAGCTCGGCCTGGCCGGGCTGATGGCCCTGCTGATGGTCTACGCCCTGCTGGTGGAGCGCGGCCTGCGCACCTCGATCGCGGCCCGGGACCCGTTCTCCAAGCTGCTGGCGGGCGGCCTGTCGTTCATCCTGGCCTGGCAGGTCTTCATCATCGTCGGCGGCGTGACCAACCTGATCCCGCTGACCGGCCTGGTCACGCCCTTCATGTCCCAGGGTGGTTCGGCTCTGCTGGCTAACTGGATCCTTATCGCATTACTGGTACGCATGTCGGATGCGGCGAGGAAGCCGCCGCCCCAAGCAATCCAGGACGAAGGAATGACGCAGGTGTTCCAGCGATGA
- a CDS encoding peptidoglycan D,D-transpeptidase FtsI family protein produces the protein MNGPLKRAALACLVMFGLLMINVNYLQTVRAEGLRSDSRNFRNFYDRYEIDRGRITAGNKVLAESVDTGSNDFRFERKYPGGKVYAPITGYFAPESERDMELAENSLLNGTSADLLIRRSLDLFSAKQSKGANVDLTINPKAQEAAYKALGASGKKGALVAIEPKTGAILAMVSIPTYDPNLLSKANKDTVNQAYNKLDKDPDKPLVNRAIERSYPPGSTFKVVTLSAYLESDDTIGPETQVNAPTVLDLPNTTDDLPNSGGAACGSGRVTLSFALEQSCNTPFAQMGMDLGYDAIQEQAKKYGIGGEPLEIPLPVAGSSIGKREDQAALAMTSIGQRSNQMTPLQMAMVAAGIANNGVVMKPYLVNKIADSEGDEIQSADPEELSTATSEDTARKLKEMMINVVAKGTATAAQVPGVTVAGKTGTAETATGQAPHAWFISFAPAEDPKVALALIVESGSAGGEASGGHTAAPIAKSVIEAVLGK, from the coding sequence ATGAACGGCCCCCTCAAGCGCGCCGCCCTGGCCTGCCTGGTCATGTTCGGCCTGCTCATGATCAACGTGAACTACCTGCAGACCGTACGAGCGGAGGGTCTGCGCTCGGACTCGCGCAACTTCCGCAACTTCTACGACCGCTATGAAATCGACCGCGGCCGGATCACCGCGGGCAACAAGGTCCTCGCCGAGTCCGTCGACACCGGCTCCAACGACTTCCGGTTCGAGCGGAAGTATCCCGGCGGCAAGGTCTACGCGCCCATCACCGGCTACTTCGCGCCGGAGAGCGAGCGCGACATGGAGCTGGCGGAGAACAGCCTGCTCAACGGAACGAGCGCCGACCTGCTGATCCGGCGCAGCCTCGACCTGTTCTCCGCCAAGCAGTCCAAGGGCGCCAACGTCGACCTGACGATCAACCCCAAGGCGCAGGAGGCGGCCTACAAGGCGCTGGGCGCCAGCGGCAAGAAGGGCGCGCTGGTCGCGATCGAGCCGAAGACCGGGGCGATCCTCGCCATGGTCTCGATCCCCACCTACGACCCCAACCTGCTGTCCAAGGCGAACAAGGACACGGTCAACCAGGCCTACAACAAGCTGGACAAGGACCCGGACAAGCCGCTGGTCAACCGGGCGATCGAGCGCAGCTACCCGCCGGGCTCGACGTTCAAGGTGGTGACCCTGTCGGCGTATCTCGAGAGCGACGACACCATCGGCCCGGAGACCCAGGTGAACGCCCCGACGGTGCTCGACCTGCCCAACACCACCGACGACCTGCCCAACTCCGGCGGCGCGGCGTGCGGCAGCGGGCGGGTGACGCTGTCGTTCGCGCTGGAGCAGTCCTGCAACACGCCGTTCGCCCAGATGGGCATGGATCTCGGCTACGACGCCATCCAGGAGCAGGCCAAGAAGTACGGCATCGGCGGCGAACCGCTGGAGATCCCGCTGCCGGTGGCGGGCAGCTCGATCGGCAAGCGCGAGGACCAGGCCGCGCTCGCCATGACCTCGATCGGCCAGCGCAGCAACCAGATGACCCCGCTGCAGATGGCCATGGTCGCCGCGGGCATCGCCAACAACGGCGTGGTCATGAAGCCGTACCTGGTGAACAAGATCGCGGACTCGGAGGGCGACGAGATCCAGAGCGCCGACCCCGAGGAGCTGTCCACCGCGACCAGCGAGGACACCGCGCGCAAGCTCAAGGAGATGATGATCAATGTCGTCGCCAAGGGCACCGCGACCGCCGCGCAGGTCCCGGGGGTGACCGTCGCCGGCAAGACCGGCACCGCCGAGACCGCCACGGGTCAGGCCCCGCACGCGTGGTTCATCTCCTTCGCCCCCGCCGAGGACCCCAAGGTCGCCCTTGCCCTGATCGTCGAGTCCGGGAGCGCCGGAGGCGAGGCCTCCGGCGGCCACACCGCCGCCCCCATCGCCAAGAGCGTGATTGAAGCGGTGCTGGGTAAATGA
- a CDS encoding serine/threonine-protein kinase — translation MTDALLGGRYRPLGRIATGGMGEVWRAKDELLGREVAVKLLRRHVAADPAFRERFRSEARIAASLADPGIAQVFDYGEADGIAYLVMELVPGESLAGILARDGRLSVEVTLDVVQQTAGGLQAAHNSGIIHRDVKPGNLLVTEAGVIKITDFGIARVLQAAPVTQTGIMLGTAQYVSPEQASGLPLTPATDLYSLGVVAYECLAGRPPFVAETQVAIALMHLSEPPPPLPGDVPAAVRNLIMACLSKDPERRPASAREVADRANLLLETLAAGGATGLSMLTDPAGWRLEPATEWPEEIAPILAPLPGQDQGSGTGSGAGQGWGSGSGADPGSGAGPGWGSGWRSDSGPASTVGPPTRRSGLRRTTVIAAAVASCAAAVGLGAVVIHDLTERPSVNKPEEPVIRSSPVTKHPTARPTRTKPATSRPPVTPTKSHRPSVTPSATVSTSATPTIRPSTSPPPSPSPTISTPTPTTPTATPSLTPSTTPGPGDTSPSNGET, via the coding sequence ATGACCGACGCCTTGCTCGGGGGCCGATACCGTCCGCTGGGACGTATCGCGACGGGCGGCATGGGTGAGGTGTGGCGGGCCAAGGACGAGCTGCTCGGCCGCGAGGTGGCCGTGAAGCTGCTCCGGCGGCACGTGGCGGCGGATCCGGCCTTCCGCGAACGCTTCCGCTCCGAGGCCCGGATCGCGGCGAGCCTCGCCGACCCCGGCATCGCCCAGGTCTTCGACTACGGCGAGGCCGACGGCATCGCCTATCTGGTGATGGAGCTCGTTCCCGGCGAGTCGCTGGCGGGCATCCTGGCCCGCGACGGCAGGCTGAGCGTCGAGGTCACCCTCGACGTGGTCCAGCAGACCGCCGGGGGCCTGCAGGCCGCGCACAACTCGGGGATCATCCACCGGGACGTCAAGCCCGGCAACCTTCTGGTCACCGAGGCCGGCGTGATCAAGATCACAGATTTCGGCATCGCCAGGGTTCTGCAGGCCGCGCCGGTGACCCAGACGGGCATCATGCTGGGCACCGCCCAGTACGTCAGCCCCGAGCAGGCGTCCGGGCTCCCTCTGACCCCCGCCACGGACCTCTACTCGCTCGGCGTGGTGGCCTACGAGTGCCTGGCCGGACGTCCGCCCTTCGTCGCCGAGACGCAGGTGGCGATCGCGCTCATGCACCTCAGCGAGCCGCCTCCGCCGCTGCCGGGAGACGTTCCCGCCGCGGTGCGCAACCTGATCATGGCGTGCCTGTCCAAGGACCCCGAGCGGCGCCCGGCCAGTGCCAGGGAGGTGGCCGATCGGGCGAACCTGCTGCTTGAGACGCTCGCCGCCGGCGGCGCCACGGGCCTGAGCATGCTCACCGATCCTGCGGGGTGGCGGCTGGAACCGGCGACCGAGTGGCCGGAGGAGATCGCCCCGATCCTGGCCCCGCTCCCAGGTCAGGATCAAGGTTCGGGCACGGGTTCGGGCGCGGGTCAGGGCTGGGGTTCGGGCTCGGGTGCGGATCCGGGCTCGGGTGCGGGTCCGGGCTGGGGTTCGGGCTGGCGCTCGGACTCGGGTCCGGCGAGCACCGTGGGGCCCCCTACGAGGCGGTCCGGCCTGCGCAGGACGACGGTGATCGCCGCGGCGGTCGCGAGCTGCGCCGCGGCCGTCGGGCTGGGTGCGGTGGTGATCCACGACCTGACGGAAAGGCCGAGCGTCAACAAGCCGGAAGAACCGGTGATCAGGTCGAGCCCGGTCACCAAACATCCGACGGCCCGGCCGACCAGAACCAAGCCCGCGACGAGCAGACCGCCGGTCACACCGACGAAGTCGCACCGCCCATCGGTCACGCCGTCGGCTACGGTAAGCACATCGGCCACGCCTACCATCCGGCCGAGTACGTCGCCACCGCCCAGCCCCAGCCCGACTATTTCGACCCCAACGCCCACCACCCCGACGGCGACACCGAGCCTCACACCAAGCACCACTCCCGGCCCCGGCGACACATCCCCGTCGAATGGGGAGACGTGA
- the pknB gene encoding Stk1 family PASTA domain-containing Ser/Thr kinase gives MTQPRRLGDRYELDGVVGRGGMAEVYRARDIRLDRIVAIKTLRADLARDHIFQARFRREAQSAASLNHPSIVAVYDTGEDVSEGAPVPYIVMEYVDGRTLRDLLRADRRLLPERASELVDGILRALDYSHRGGIVHRDIKPANVMITRNGDVKVMDFGIARAMADSAATMTQTAQVIGTAQYLSPEQARGERVDARSDIYSTGCVLYELLTGQPPFTGDSPVAIAYQHVREEPIPPSQIDPDIPKWADAIVLKAMAKDPAHRYQNAGEMRADIQRAMSGMPMDAQTMALANNYGSATRTMQPQAGGPVTQRTTAVPAYEYGTEEGGRGERGRRRQQQSSGNAAVKTAAWILIPLLVIGAFIGVGYMFLSSPGDPTTSAKVTVPLLTSQTEKAATAALTALELKVKTEEVYDEEMQKGTVIETDPAADVEVDKGTVVTLKISKGVEKVEVPDVVNMTIEEATAALEAKDFKVSVQSKPSGRKQGIVFETSPAAGKSATKGSSVRISVPTESVEVPNVATLTIDDAKTALKEAGFKAKEVKQPSDLPEGTVLSQSPEAGGKYQPGTTITLIVSSGEPPVPTEQPTFETDEPTFPSDEPTEPDPFETDDGGNGGQIFDNPAPGDGN, from the coding sequence ATGACTCAGCCCCGACGCCTCGGCGATCGCTACGAGCTTGACGGCGTCGTCGGGCGTGGCGGCATGGCCGAGGTCTATCGCGCCCGAGACATCCGGCTGGATCGGATCGTCGCCATCAAGACCCTTCGCGCGGATCTGGCGAGGGACCACATCTTCCAGGCGCGGTTCCGCCGGGAGGCGCAGTCCGCCGCGTCGCTGAACCACCCCTCCATCGTCGCGGTCTACGACACAGGCGAAGACGTGTCCGAGGGCGCGCCGGTGCCGTACATCGTGATGGAGTACGTCGACGGCCGCACGCTGCGCGACCTGCTGCGGGCCGACCGGCGCCTGCTGCCGGAGCGCGCGTCCGAACTGGTCGACGGGATCCTGCGCGCGCTGGACTACAGCCACCGCGGCGGCATCGTCCACCGGGACATCAAGCCCGCGAACGTCATGATCACCCGCAACGGCGACGTCAAGGTCATGGACTTCGGCATCGCCCGTGCGATGGCCGACTCGGCCGCGACCATGACGCAGACCGCCCAGGTGATCGGCACCGCCCAGTACCTCTCTCCCGAGCAGGCCAGGGGCGAGCGGGTGGACGCCCGCAGCGACATCTACTCCACCGGCTGCGTGCTGTACGAACTGCTGACCGGGCAGCCGCCGTTCACCGGCGACTCCCCCGTCGCGATCGCCTACCAGCATGTGCGCGAGGAGCCGATCCCGCCGTCGCAGATCGATCCCGACATCCCCAAGTGGGCCGACGCCATCGTGCTCAAGGCGATGGCCAAGGACCCGGCGCACCGCTACCAGAACGCCGGCGAGATGCGGGCCGACATCCAGCGGGCGATGTCGGGCATGCCGATGGACGCCCAGACCATGGCCCTGGCCAACAACTACGGCTCGGCCACGCGGACCATGCAGCCGCAGGCCGGCGGCCCGGTCACCCAGCGCACCACCGCCGTCCCCGCGTACGAATACGGCACGGAGGAGGGCGGGCGCGGCGAGCGCGGCCGTCGGCGGCAGCAGCAGAGCAGCGGCAACGCGGCGGTCAAGACCGCGGCGTGGATCCTGATCCCGCTCCTGGTCATCGGCGCCTTCATCGGCGTGGGTTACATGTTCCTGAGCTCCCCCGGCGACCCCACCACGAGTGCCAAGGTGACGGTCCCGCTGCTGACCTCCCAGACCGAGAAGGCGGCGACCGCCGCCCTGACGGCTCTGGAGCTGAAGGTCAAGACGGAGGAGGTCTACGACGAGGAGATGCAGAAGGGCACGGTGATCGAGACCGACCCGGCGGCCGACGTCGAGGTCGACAAGGGCACCGTGGTCACGCTCAAAATCTCCAAGGGCGTGGAGAAGGTCGAGGTGCCCGACGTGGTCAACATGACCATCGAGGAGGCCACGGCGGCGCTTGAGGCGAAGGACTTCAAGGTCAGCGTGCAGTCCAAGCCCTCCGGCCGCAAGCAGGGCATCGTCTTCGAGACCTCGCCCGCCGCGGGGAAGAGCGCCACCAAGGGCAGCTCGGTCCGGATCTCCGTGCCCACGGAGTCCGTGGAGGTTCCGAACGTCGCCACCCTCACGATCGACGACGCGAAGACCGCGCTCAAGGAAGCCGGATTCAAGGCCAAGGAGGTCAAGCAGCCGAGCGACCTGCCGGAGGGCACCGTGCTGAGCCAGTCTCCCGAGGCCGGCGGCAAATACCAGCCGGGGACCACGATCACGCTGATCGTGTCGAGCGGCGAGCCCCCGGTGCCGACGGAGCAGCCGACCTTCGAGACCGACGAGCCGACCTTCCCGAGCGACGAGCCCACGGAGCCGGATCCCTTCGAGACCGACGACGGCGGCAACGGCGGCCAGATCTTCGACAACCCGGCGCCCGGAGACGGGAACTGA
- a CDS encoding anthranilate synthase component II: MIRVLVVDNHDSFVHTIVQYLRELGATCDVRPRDRVAVDDAAGFDGVLISPGPGTPEDAGVSVPLVGYCEARDLPLLGVCLGHQAIAIAHGATVARAPELVHGRTSAIAHDGRGVFAGLPSPATMTRYHSLAVLPETVPAALEVTATTADGVIMGLRHRTAPVEGVQFHPESVISEHGHRLLGNWLAGIV, encoded by the coding sequence ATGATCCGAGTCCTTGTCGTGGACAATCACGACAGCTTCGTCCACACCATCGTCCAGTACCTCCGCGAGCTCGGCGCCACCTGCGACGTGCGCCCGCGCGACCGGGTGGCGGTCGACGACGCGGCCGGCTTCGACGGGGTCCTGATCAGCCCCGGCCCCGGCACACCCGAGGACGCGGGGGTGAGCGTCCCGCTCGTCGGCTACTGCGAGGCCCGCGACCTTCCACTGCTCGGCGTCTGCCTGGGCCACCAGGCCATCGCGATCGCCCACGGCGCGACCGTGGCACGGGCTCCCGAACTGGTGCACGGCCGTACCAGCGCGATCGCGCACGACGGGCGCGGCGTCTTCGCCGGACTGCCGTCTCCGGCGACCATGACGCGGTACCACTCGCTGGCGGTCCTGCCCGAGACCGTCCCCGCGGCCCTTGAGGTCACCGCGACCACCGCCGATGGCGTGATCATGGGCCTGCGTCACCGCACCGCCCCCGTCGAGGGTGTGCAGTTCCACCCCGAATCGGTGATCTCAGAGCACGGCCATCGGCTTCTCGGGAACTGGCTCGCCGGAATCGTGTAA
- a CDS encoding class E sortase, which yields MRATLRALGELSITAGLILLLFCAYLLWGTGSYTMEQQVLLQRQLLEKKEPRLLGKIQLGGAVAMLKIPRFGDDYRYAVVEGTDRDRLRMGPGHYPGTAMPGEVGNFVLSGHRTTYAAPFKRIGELRRGDDIVVEAREARYTYSVTRTRVVEPTEVDVMAPVPGQPGREPAKALITLSTCHPEYSAAQRLIVFGKLDRREERRT from the coding sequence ATGAGAGCCACGCTGAGAGCTTTGGGGGAGCTGAGCATCACGGCGGGTCTGATCCTGCTGCTCTTCTGCGCCTACCTTCTCTGGGGGACCGGCTCCTACACCATGGAGCAGCAGGTGCTGCTGCAGAGGCAGCTCCTCGAGAAGAAGGAACCCCGCCTGCTCGGCAAGATCCAGCTGGGCGGGGCGGTGGCGATGCTCAAGATTCCCCGTTTCGGTGACGACTACCGGTACGCCGTCGTGGAGGGCACCGACCGGGATCGGCTGCGGATGGGACCGGGCCACTATCCCGGAACCGCCATGCCAGGAGAAGTCGGAAATTTCGTGCTTTCGGGGCATCGAACTACTTATGCCGCGCCTTTCAAGCGCATCGGCGAGCTTCGCCGGGGCGACGACATCGTGGTCGAGGCGCGCGAGGCCCGCTACACCTACAGCGTCACCCGCACCCGCGTCGTCGAGCCCACCGAGGTGGACGTCATGGCCCCGGTCCCCGGCCAGCCGGGACGCGAGCCGGCCAAGGCCCTGATCACGCTGTCCACCTGCCACCCGGAGTACTCCGCCGCCCAGCGGCTCATCGTCTTCGGGAAGCTGGACCGGCGCGAGGAGCGCCGCACCTAA
- a CDS encoding cell division protein CrgA, whose protein sequence is MPKPNTRKKAVYTPPQTSQQVKMSPRWLAPVMVTSWIIGILWIATYYVAPSAPLLGTLQNWNLLIGFVFIIFGVVLSTRWR, encoded by the coding sequence GTGCCCAAGCCCAACACCCGCAAGAAGGCGGTTTACACTCCGCCGCAGACGTCGCAGCAGGTCAAGATGAGCCCGCGCTGGTTGGCGCCGGTCATGGTGACCTCCTGGATCATCGGGATCCTGTGGATCGCCACCTATTACGTGGCACCCAGCGCACCCCTCCTTGGCACCCTCCAGAACTGGAACCTGTTGATCGGGTTCGTTTTCATCATCTTCGGTGTGGTGTTGTCCACCCGCTGGCGTTAG
- a CDS encoding rhomboid family intramembrane serine protease has product MREASVGFQCPECVAEGNRTMRQAQATFGGRAVTVPRVTWTLIVINVLAYLAETVSTNWVINNFAMSAYNVAYDGEWWRLITGAFLHQPLSGGSFALTHILFNMWALYAIGPELERRLGHARFLALYMLSALGGSVAIYLFGSVAVGASGAIFGMFGALFVLAKKLGFDVRGVLWLIGINAVLTVVVPNISWQGHLGGLIAGGLVAVILAFAPPKSRNAVQWGGCVALGVVLVAMVVLLPPFAVQAQLTGLFG; this is encoded by the coding sequence ATGCGCGAGGCCTCGGTGGGCTTCCAGTGCCCCGAGTGCGTCGCCGAGGGCAACAGGACGATGCGCCAGGCGCAGGCGACCTTCGGCGGCCGGGCGGTCACCGTCCCCCGCGTCACCTGGACGCTGATCGTCATCAACGTCCTGGCCTACCTCGCGGAGACCGTGAGCACCAACTGGGTGATCAACAACTTCGCGATGAGCGCCTACAACGTCGCCTACGACGGCGAGTGGTGGCGTCTGATCACCGGTGCCTTCCTGCACCAGCCGCTGAGCGGCGGCTCCTTCGCCCTGACCCACATCCTGTTCAACATGTGGGCGCTCTACGCCATCGGCCCGGAGCTGGAACGGCGCCTCGGCCACGCACGGTTCCTGGCCCTCTACATGCTCTCCGCGCTCGGCGGGTCCGTCGCGATCTACCTGTTCGGGTCCGTCGCGGTGGGCGCCTCAGGTGCGATCTTCGGCATGTTCGGCGCGCTGTTCGTGCTCGCCAAGAAGCTCGGCTTCGACGTCCGCGGCGTGCTCTGGCTGATCGGCATCAACGCGGTGCTCACCGTCGTGGTCCCCAACATCAGCTGGCAGGGTCACCTCGGCGGCCTGATCGCCGGTGGTCTGGTCGCCGTGATCCTCGCCTTCGCCCCGCCCAAGAGCCGCAACGCCGTCCAGTGGGGCGGCTGCGTGGCGCTCGGCGTGGTGCTGGTCGCGATGGTCGTGCTGCTGCCGCCGTTCGCCGTCCAGGCTCAGCTCACCGGCCTCTTCGGCTGA